AGTCTCAGTGCAATTTGTTTGAAACTGTAGCACTAATTCTATACCTTTCACAGACCTCAATGGAATAACATTATTGTCATTATGTCATTtgaattctattttaattttggtCTCCTTAGAGTCAGACTTACTTTCAAATTTCTTTCAGAATTCAAAATTCCTAAAATTATTTATATGGTATAAAACATGCATCTCCAtccaggagagaaaaagaatctATTTTGGGGttcatttttatgttgttttcatAACATCCTtgaccttatttttaaattaaaactggGTTATTTTGCAATAAAGTgtaatttgttcatttatatGAACCGTATgtggattggaaaaaaaaatcaagataaatcTTCATGCACAGCATACAATCAGATTACGCCTAGACTCTATATTTACGCGGGGTCTGATAGCAATCAATGGTTTAGCTTCATTGCATTTCAAGATGTATTTGCACCCAGTTGTCCAGTGATAGTGTCCTCACCCTGGAAATAATTTAGTTGCAAATTGACTGGAAGatggtgaaaattgaaagttAAAATTAGAAATACTCATAATAAACAGCAGAAAAAAGGTCAGATGATGCCGTGCTATGATGAGATTGGAATGGCTGGTAAATGAGGTTTTGTGTTTGTCGTGAGATGTATGTGACATGCCTACCCAATGTCGCTGTAATATCCAGCCTCACAGAAGAGATTATCGGGAAAATTGATGCTGGAAAGAATTTTCTGTTAGATTGGGAAATTAGAATCACACTCTATCCTTTGATGTGTGTGAGGCTTCTGTACATTACATTGCTCATCTAGGCAAAATTTTAAACCATCTTTAACACCGAATATTCAGATTAACCTCATAAAACAATTGTCTTCTTGATTTGGACTACAATGTCATATGCATAGCCACCTGCTGAAACATCTAAAGCCAAGGATAAATCACAAAAAAGCAGCAGTGGATAcataatgtataattttaaaatcctaTATTCACCACATAAAAGCATTGGTTTCATTCGTGAATTATAACTGGTCAGCCCTTCTCagaattttaagtgtttttagtGTCCtagaattttaggaaaaaaaaataggtaatgaAACAGttccaaaaataattattttctaagtTAGCATTTGTGAATGGGAATAGATTTGCTTTAATGTGATAAAGGTATATTGAGACAGCAGAGGACATGTGTCATTGATCAATCTTTCATGGTCACTGAGGGTTATCTAAACAGGAGAcagaagtacattttaaaatacatttataaagtccacttggtcagTGGACAAAAAGAAGTGTGTTTTTGCCTTTTGAGATTAGCATCATTTACAAGTGCTTGCCCCTCCTTCTAGTGATTCAGTGGACTTAGAGCTATGCGAAAGACAtcattttttctgattttgatattgtcAGTCTTTTAAGATTGAGATGTTCTATTCTCTTTTGGGGAATCAGGAGTAATCACACCAGAAAAGGAGCTAAAAGTCAGTGTGGCAGGGGGAACCCAGCCACTCCTGCTGGCAAAAGAAGAGGATGTGTCAACAAAAAGATCAAAGCCTACAGAGGACAATAAATTCTGTCACGAACAGGTACacatggtttgttttttgtttttttctccttttgctgtataaacatattttttttaaaaaaattgttgccCTTGAtcattttagagcccccaaaccTTTCCATGCTGTTGAAATGTATGTAGACACTGTAATTGGCAAGGTAATTAACTCTTGGTCTGACTTCTAATGCTCCAAAGTCATCCACATCTGTTAACTAATAGGAGTCATGtttattcaatattttccagTTCTATCAGTGTCCTTATTGTAACTACAATAGTAGGGACCAAAGTCGTATCCAGATGCACGTCCTGTCACAGCACTCAGTGCAGCCGGTCATCTGCTGTCCCCTCTGCCAGGACGTCCTTAGCAACAAGATGCACCTCCAGCTTCATCTGACGCATTTGCACAGTGTGTCTCCGGATTGCGTGGAGAAGCTGCTTATGACAGTAAGGGAACCAAGTCTTGATGCATGTGTGCCATAATCTCTGAAGGTATCAACATAAAACCTGTCATTATTGTgtgacagaaatgtatttcttctgAGTGGCGACAAGCTCTTGCTGACCGTGTCGTAGAAATCACAAGTAAAGGCCCGTTTGTTTCTCCTGTGCCTTGGAAATAAACCCCAAATGTGATACAAGGCACAGCTGATTCAACAACACAGATTTTGCAGCCTTATTCTCATACCTATAATGTTAATCAAATGATTCCTATGGGCACTAGGAGTTTCATCTTTGCTTGGCTATCATTTCTGGGCTACAGAAACCTtcaagcttattttttaaaaaaaagaaaagtaaagaagaatACAGCATTGCCACAGCATTGATCTGAAATTTGAAAGGAGAGCATTGACCTCAAGAGTCACAGAATGTCCCTGCTTTGGTTGGAAAATATAAGTGGGGTACACAACTGTCTGGGGTAAAGTGTGATGGAGTCCATGATGTCTGGGGTACCTTTGTCATGAACCCCTTTGGTTTTCACAGGTGCCTGTCCCTGATGTGATGATGCCCAACAGCTTGCTACTGCCAGCAGCCGCCTCTGAGAAGTCAGAGCGGGACACACCTGCAGTCATCACAGCTGAGGGGGCTGGGAAATATTCAGGTATGCCAGCCTGTGACCAGAATCTGTGCCAGACAGACACACTCTGGGCCTTCTATGCATGATGCTGATCTAGCATTATTACCATCaaagattttatgtttttgagatgcacaaagaaaaaaaaaacacacacatttccAAAAACTGTCATTTCCAAGGCATATTTACTATCTGGTTATCTGTAAATGaccctttgttgttattgttgctgttgagctgctaagtcatatctgattcttttgtgaccccatggactgtggctcaccaggctcctctgtccatggggtttcccaggcaagtgggttttcattttcttctccaggggatcttcttgacaggcaaattctttaccagattGACCTGGGACACCTAAACTGTCCTTGGGAGACCTAAATACCACTGACCAGGAACATTGTGTGGGCTCTAATTCCTGAACACTGTGCTTATAACCCTTGCTATCATACTGGTGGTAGCATGCTAATTCTGACTTATTTTCTTCCCATGCTGAAATTCCTTGAGGTCAGAGGTGATTTCTTTGGAGGTTCCTCCTTaacaatggtggtggtttagtcgctaagtcatgtctgactcattgagacagtagctcaccaggatcccctgtccatgggattctctagtcaagaatactggaatgggttgccatttccttctccaggggtcttcccaacccagggatcaaaccctcaatctcctgcattagcaggcagattctttactgactgagttaccagggaagcccttcagaggCTCCTGCATAACAATATTCATTGGCATTTAATCTGTAGACTCCTTCCTGTAAGTGCTGTTTATGCTTTCTTCACACAGGTGACAGTCCAATGGATGACAAAAGTATGGTGGGTCTCGATGATTCAAAGGCTAGCGTGGAAATAAAGAGTGAGGAGCAGAAACCAACGAAAGAAGCCACAGAAGTGTTGGAATGGAATAAAAATAGCAGTAAGGATATGAAAATCTCCGACACACTGCAAGATCAGTTAAGTGAACAGCAGAAAAGGCAACCACTCTCTGTCTCAGACCGCCACGTTTACAAGTATCGCTGTAACCATTGTAGCTTGGCTTTTAAGACTATGCAGAAGCTTCAGATACATTCCCAGTATCATGCGATTCGGGCCGCCACTATGTGTAACCTGTGCCAGCGTAGTTTCCGTACATTCCAGGCTTTAAAAAAACACTTGGAAGCAGGCCACCCCGAACTGAGTGAGACTGAACTTCAACAGCTGTATGCCTCCTTGCCCGTGAATGGGGAACTATGGGCAGAGAGCGAACCTATGGCCCAGGAGGACCATGCCCTAGAgcaggagatggagagagagtaTGAGGTGGACCATGAAGGGAAGGCAAGTCCTGTAGGCAGTGACAGTAGTTCTATTCCAGATGACATGGGCTCTGAACCAAAGCGGACCTTACCTTTTAGAAAAGGGCCAAATTTTACGATGGAAAAATTCCTCGATCCATCTCGCCCGTATAAGTGTACCGTGTGTAAAGAGTCGTTCACACAGAAGAACATTCTCCTGGTCCATTATAACTCAGTGTCTCACCTGCACAAGTTGAAAAAGGTTTTGCAGGAAGCCTCCAGCCCTGTCCCTCAAGAAACCAACAACAGCCCAGATAACAAACCTTACAAGTGCAGCATCTGCAATGTTGCATATAGCCAAAGCTCGACCTTGGAAATCCACATGAGGTCTGTGCTCCACCAGACAAAGGCGAGGGCGGCGAAGCTGGAGCCCGGCAGTGGCCATGGACCTGGCGGGCACGGAGTGGCAGCCAGCGTTAACAGTCCCAGCCAAGGGATGTTAGATTCCATCAGTTTAGCAGCAGTAGGCAGCAAAGATACCCACTTAGatgccaaagaattaaataaaaagcaaactcCGGAATTGATCTCTGCTCAACCTACGCATCACCCACCGCAGTCACCAGCACAGATTCAGATGCAGCTGCAGCACGAATTGCAACAGCAGGCGGCCTTCtttcagcctcagtttctcaaCCCCGCCTTTTTGCCCCATTTTCCTATGACCCCAGAAGCTCTGCTACAGTTTCAGcagcctcagtttctctttcccttctacaTACCTGGGACGGAGTTCAGCTTGGGGCCGGATCTGGGCTTGCCAGTAGGCTCTGCCGCCTTTGGCATGCCGGGCATGACGGGAATGGCCGGGTCCCTGCTTGAAGATCTGAAGCAGCAGATTCAAAGCCAACATCACGTTGGCCAAACTCAACTCCAGATTCTCCAGCAGCAAGCACAACAGTATCAGGCCACACAGCCCCATGTGCCCTCTCAAAAGCCGCAGCCACAGccgcaacagcaacaacaaccgcagcagcagcaggccagcaAGTTATTGAAACAAGAGCAAACCACCGTGGCCAGTGCCGACTGCCCCATCGTGAAGGACGTACCCTCTTACAAGGAGGCAGAAGAGATGGCCGAGAAGCAAGACAAGCCAAAGCAAGAATGTGTAAGTGAAGGCGAAGGGCTCAAGGAAAGCAAAGACCTTGGAAAGAAGCCGAAGTCCTCGGAACCATCCATCCCGCCACCCCGCATCGCTTCAGGGGCCCGAGGAAACGCAGCCAAAGCCTTACTGGAAAACTTCGGTTTTGAACTGGTCATTCAGTACAACGAGAACAGGCAGAAGGTACAGAAGAAGGGCAAGAGTGGGGAAGGCGAAAGCACGGAGAAGCTGGAATGCGGGACGTGTGGGAAATTGTTCTCCAACGTTCTCATTCTAAAGAGTCACCAGGAGCACGTACATGGCCAGTTTTTTCCGTACGGAGCGCTAGAAAAATTTGCCCGTCAGTACAGGGAGGCCTATGACAAGCTTTATCCCATTTCTCCATCTTCTCCGGAAACGccgcctcccccacctccaccacctcCCTTGCCTCCAGCTCCTCCGCAGCCTCCTTCTCTGGGGCCGGTCAAACTGCCCAGCGCGGTCTCCACCCCGCTCCAGGCCCCAGCGCCCACtcccccgccgcccccacccccacccccgccccctcctccgcctcctccgcccccacccccttctGCACCCCCGCAGGTCCAGCTGCCAGTGTCCCTGGATCTTCCCCTCTTTCCGTCCATCATGATGCAGTCGGTGCAACATCCCGCCCTCCCGCCCCAGCTCGCCCTGCAGCTGCCTCCAATGGACACACTCTCGGCGGACCTCACCCAGCTCTGCCAGCAGCAGCTTGGCTTGGATCCCAACTTCCTGAGGCATTCGCAGTTCAAACGCCCGAGGACGAGAATTACGGATGACCAGCTGAAAATCCTGAGGGCTTACTTTGACATCAACAATTCTCCGAGCGAAGAACAGATCCAGGAAATGGCGGAGAAGTCTGGCCTCTCCCAGAAGGTTATCAAGCACTGGTTTCGAAACACGCTTTTTAAGGAGCGGCAGAGAAATAAGGATTCGCCCTACAACTTCAGTAACCCTCCCATAACTGTTTTGGAAGATATCAGAATGgacccccagccctcctccctaGAACATTACAAATCAGACACATCCTTCAGTAAAAGGTCTTCCAGGACCAGATTTACTGACTACCAGCTTCGGGTTCTTCAAGACTTTTTTGACACCAACGCTTACCCAAAAGATGATGAAATTGAACAACTTTCCACCGTTCTCAATCTCCCCACCCGGGTTATCGTTGTCTGGTTCCAGAATGCTCGGCAGAAGGCGCGGAAGAGTTATGAGAATCAAACAGAGacaaaagacaatgaaaaaagaGAACTCACAAATGAGCGGTATATCCGAACGAGCAACATGCAATACCAGTGTAAAAAGTGCAGCGTGGTTTTCCCCAGGATCTTCGATTTGATCACGCATCAGAAAAAGCAGTGTTACAAGGATGAAGACGATGACGCCCAAGATGAGAGCCAAACTGAAGACTCCATGGACGCCACGGATCAGGTGGTGTATAAGCATTGCACAGTGCCTGGCCAGACCGAAGCAGCCAAAACCGCTCCTGCCCCTGCGGGGGGCTCTGCTTCTGGGACCAGCACCCCCCTGATCCCGTCACCCAAACCAGAACCAGAAAAGACATCTCCAAAGCCTGAATATCCTACAGAAAAGCCAAAGCCAGGTGACCCCTCGCCCCACACTCAAGGCACCAAACCAGCCCTGCCATCAGCATCTTCTTCCTCGGACCCACCACCGCCACCGCCGGCCTCAGCTGTTCAGCCCCAGCCACCCAAACCGCCCCAACTCCTGGGACGACCTCCCTCGGCTTCTCAGACCCCCGTCCCTTCCAGTCCGCTGCAGATTTCCATGACTTCTCTCCAGAACAGTCTACCTCCACAGTTACTTCAGTACCAATGTGATCAGTGTACAGTTGCCTTCCCTACCTTGGAACTCTGGCAGGAGCATCAGCACATGCACTTCCTGGCTGCTCAGAACCAATTCCTTCACTCCCCGTTCTTGGAACGGCCCATGGACATGCCCTACATGATATTCGACCCTAACAATTCCCTAATGACTGGACAGCTGCTCGGTGGTCCTCTCACACAGATGCCCCCACAGACAGCTTCCTCCCACCCCGCAGCCCCGGCCACCGTGGCCGCTTCCCTTAAGAGGAAACTGGATGAGAAGGAAGAGAACAACTGCAGTGAGAAGGAAGGCGGGAACAGTGGGGAGGACCAACACCGTGATAAGCGCTTGAGGACCACCATCACTCCGGAACAACTGGAAATTCTCTATGAAAAATACCTACTGGATTCCAACCCCACCCGGAAAATGCTCGATCACATTGCACGGGAAGTGGGGCTGAAGAAAAGGGTCGTGCAGGTCTGGTTCCAGAATACAAGAGCACGAGAAAGAAAAGGCCAGTTCCGGGCAGTGGGTCCAGCGCAATCGCATAAACGCTGTCCTTTCTGCCGAGCCCTGTTCAAGGCCAAGTCAGCCTTAGAAAGCCACATTCGCTCCCGGCACTGGAATGAAGGCAAGCAGGCAGGTTACAGCTTGCCACCAAGCCCTTTAATATCCGCCGAAGATGGTGGAGATAGCCCgcagaaatacatttattttgattATCCATCTTTGCCATTAACGAAAATCGATCTCTCGAGTGAGAATGAGTTGGCTTCTACAGTGTCGACACCTGTTAGTAAGACGGCAGAACTGTCACCGAAGAATCTCTTAAGCCCTTCTTCTTTCAAAGCGGAATGTTCTGAGGATGTAGAGAATTTAAACGCCCCTCCTGCTGAGGCTGGGTATGatcaaaataaaactgattttgaTGAGACTTCATCCATTAATACAGCGATCAGTGATGCCACCACCGGAGACGAGGGAAACGCAGAAATGGAGAGCACCACGGGGAGTTCGGGAGAGGTGAAGCCAGCTTTGTCTCCTAAAGAGGGGAAAACTCTCGACACTTTGCCAAAAACAGCGACCACCCCCACCACAGAGGTCTGTGATGAgaagtttctcttctctctcacaAGTCCCTCGATACCTTTCAGTGATAAAGATGGTGACCATGACCAAAGCTTTTATATCACGGATGACCCCGATGACAATGCCGACCGCAGTGAAACGTCTAGCATAGCTGACCCCAGTTCACCAAATCCATTCGGCTCCAGCAATCCTTTCAAATCCAAAAGTAACGACCGACCAGGTCACAAGCGTTTCAGAACCCAGATGAGCAATCTCCAACTCAAGGTTCTCAAGGCTTGCTTCAGTGACTACCGAACTCCAACCATGCAAGAATGTGAGATGCTAGGGAATGAGATCGGTCTGCCCAAACGTGTGGTCCAGGTGTGGTTCCAAAATGcaagggcaaaggaaaagaaatttaaaattaacataGGGAAGCCTTTCATGATCAATCAAAGTGGAACAGAAGGCGCCAAACCAGAGTGTACCCTCTGTGGGGTGAAGTACTCTGCCCGCTTATCCATCAGAGATCATATTTTCTCCAAACAGCACATTTCCAAAGTGAGGGAGACCGTTGGGAGCCAGCTTGATCGGGAGAAAGATTACTTGGCTCCCACGACCGTTAGACAGCTGATGGCTCAGCAAGAACTTGACCGTATAAAGAAAGCTTCAGACGTGCTGGGATTAGCAGTACAGCAGCCAAGCATGATGGACAGCAGCCCCCTCCACGGCATCAGTCTGCCCGCAGCCTACCCAGGACTCCCGGGCCTCCCCCCGGTCCTTCTCCCTGGAATGAACGGTCCATCCTCCTTGCCC
The genomic region above belongs to Bos taurus isolate L1 Dominette 01449 registration number 42190680 breed Hereford chromosome 14, ARS-UCD2.0, whole genome shotgun sequence and contains:
- the ZFHX4 gene encoding zinc finger homeobox protein 4, with the protein product METCDSPPISRQENGQSTSKLCGTAQLDNEVPEKVAGMEPDRANSSTDDNLKTDERKSEVLLGFSVENAAATQVTSAKEIPCNECATSFPSLQKYMEHHCPNARLPVLKDDNESEISELEDSDVENLTGEIVYQPDGSAYIIEDSKESGQNAQSGANSKLFSTAMFLDSLASAGEKGDQSASAPLSFYPQIINTFHIASSLGKPFTADQAFPNTSALAGVGPVLHSFRVYDLRHKREKDYLTSDGSAKNSCVSKDVPNNVDLSKFDGCVSDGKRKPVLMCFLCKLSFGYIRSFVTHAVHDHRMTLNEEEQKLLSNKCVSAIIQGIGKDKEPLISFLEPKKSTSVYPHFSTTNLIGPDPTFRGLWSAFHVENGDSLPAGFAFLKGSPSTPGSAEQPLGITQMPKAEVTLGGLSSLVVNTPITSVSLSHSSSESSKMSESKDQENNCERPKESNALHPNGECPVKSEPTEAGDEDEEDAYSNELDDEEVLGELTDSIGNKDFPLLNQSISPLSSSVLKFIEKGPSSSSATVSDDPEKKKQAAAVRAGGGVSGSYGISGKDLAEASASKEGATATHLSETARGDEDSSAAPHQHGFTPSAPGTPGPGGDGSPGSGIECPKCDTVLGSSRSLGGHMTMMHSRNSCKTLKCPKCNWHYKYQQTLEAHMKEKHPEPGGSCVYCKTGQPHPRLARGESYTCGYKPFRCEVCNYSTTTKGNLSIHMQSDKHLNNVQNLQNGTGEQVFGHSAPAPNSSLGGCGTPSPSKPKQKPTWRCEVCDYETNVARNLRIHMTSEKHMHNMMLLQQNMKQIQHNLHLGLAPAEAELYQYYLAQNIGLTGMKLENPGDPQLMLNPFQLDPATAAALAPGLVNNELPPEIRLASGQLIGDDLSLLTAGELSPYISDPALKLFQCAVCNKFTSDSLEALSVHVSSERSLPEEEWRAVIGDIYQCKLCNYNTQLKANFQLHCKTDKHMQKYQLVAHIKEGGKSNEWRLKCIAIGNPVHLKCNACDYYTNSVDKLRLHTTNHRHEAALKLYKHLQKQEGTVNPESCYYYCAVCDYSTKVKLNLVQHVRSVKHQQTEGLRKLQLHQQGLALEEDNLNEIFFVKDCPPNELETASLGARTCEDDLTEQQLRATSAEEQNEEAEGAIKPIAGADEDEKDTSERDNSEGKNSNKDSGVITPEKELKVSVAGGTQPLLLAKEEDVSTKRSKPTEDNKFCHEQFYQCPYCNYNSRDQSRIQMHVLSQHSVQPVICCPLCQDVLSNKMHLQLHLTHLHSVSPDCVEKLLMTVPVPDVMMPNSLLLPAAASEKSERDTPAVITAEGAGKYSGDSPMDDKSMVGLDDSKASVEIKSEEQKPTKEATEVLEWNKNSSKDMKISDTLQDQLSEQQKRQPLSVSDRHVYKYRCNHCSLAFKTMQKLQIHSQYHAIRAATMCNLCQRSFRTFQALKKHLEAGHPELSETELQQLYASLPVNGELWAESEPMAQEDHALEQEMEREYEVDHEGKASPVGSDSSSIPDDMGSEPKRTLPFRKGPNFTMEKFLDPSRPYKCTVCKESFTQKNILLVHYNSVSHLHKLKKVLQEASSPVPQETNNSPDNKPYKCSICNVAYSQSSTLEIHMRSVLHQTKARAAKLEPGSGHGPGGHGVAASVNSPSQGMLDSISLAAVGSKDTHLDAKELNKKQTPELISAQPTHHPPQSPAQIQMQLQHELQQQAAFFQPQFLNPAFLPHFPMTPEALLQFQQPQFLFPFYIPGTEFSLGPDLGLPVGSAAFGMPGMTGMAGSLLEDLKQQIQSQHHVGQTQLQILQQQAQQYQATQPHVPSQKPQPQPQQQQQPQQQQASKLLKQEQTTVASADCPIVKDVPSYKEAEEMAEKQDKPKQECVSEGEGLKESKDLGKKPKSSEPSIPPPRIASGARGNAAKALLENFGFELVIQYNENRQKVQKKGKSGEGESTEKLECGTCGKLFSNVLILKSHQEHVHGQFFPYGALEKFARQYREAYDKLYPISPSSPETPPPPPPPPPLPPAPPQPPSLGPVKLPSAVSTPLQAPAPTPPPPPPPPPPPPPPPPPPPPSAPPQVQLPVSLDLPLFPSIMMQSVQHPALPPQLALQLPPMDTLSADLTQLCQQQLGLDPNFLRHSQFKRPRTRITDDQLKILRAYFDINNSPSEEQIQEMAEKSGLSQKVIKHWFRNTLFKERQRNKDSPYNFSNPPITVLEDIRMDPQPSSLEHYKSDTSFSKRSSRTRFTDYQLRVLQDFFDTNAYPKDDEIEQLSTVLNLPTRVIVVWFQNARQKARKSYENQTETKDNEKRELTNERYIRTSNMQYQCKKCSVVFPRIFDLITHQKKQCYKDEDDDAQDESQTEDSMDATDQVVYKHCTVPGQTEAAKTAPAPAGGSASGTSTPLIPSPKPEPEKTSPKPEYPTEKPKPGDPSPHTQGTKPALPSASSSSDPPPPPPASAVQPQPPKPPQLLGRPPSASQTPVPSSPLQISMTSLQNSLPPQLLQYQCDQCTVAFPTLELWQEHQHMHFLAAQNQFLHSPFLERPMDMPYMIFDPNNSLMTGQLLGGPLTQMPPQTASSHPAAPATVAASLKRKLDEKEENNCSEKEGGNSGEDQHRDKRLRTTITPEQLEILYEKYLLDSNPTRKMLDHIAREVGLKKRVVQVWFQNTRARERKGQFRAVGPAQSHKRCPFCRALFKAKSALESHIRSRHWNEGKQAGYSLPPSPLISAEDGGDSPQKYIYFDYPSLPLTKIDLSSENELASTVSTPVSKTAELSPKNLLSPSSFKAECSEDVENLNAPPAEAGYDQNKTDFDETSSINTAISDATTGDEGNAEMESTTGSSGEVKPALSPKEGKTLDTLPKTATTPTTEVCDEKFLFSLTSPSIPFSDKDGDHDQSFYITDDPDDNADRSETSSIADPSSPNPFGSSNPFKSKSNDRPGHKRFRTQMSNLQLKVLKACFSDYRTPTMQECEMLGNEIGLPKRVVQVWFQNARAKEKKFKINIGKPFMINQSGTEGAKPECTLCGVKYSARLSIRDHIFSKQHISKVRETVGSQLDREKDYLAPTTVRQLMAQQELDRIKKASDVLGLAVQQPSMMDSSPLHGISLPAAYPGLPGLPPVLLPGMNGPSSLPGFPQNSNTLTPPGAGMLGFPTSATSSPALSLSSAPTKPLLQTPAPPPPPPPPPPPPPPSLSGQQTEPQNKDSEKKPTKPNKVKKIKEEELEATKPEKHPKKEEKISSALSVLGKVVGDTPVDPSQLQALQNAIAGDPASFLGGQFLPYFIPGFASYFTPQLPGAVQGGYLPPVCGMESLFPYGPTMPQTLAGLSPGTLLQQYQQYQQNLQESLQKQQKQQQEQQQKALQAKTSKAESEQLPPNPSDASETKGDKSPATESTKEEPQLESKSADFSDTYVVPFVKYEFICRKCQMMFTDEDAAVNHQKSFCYFGQPLIDPQETVLRVPVSRYQCLACDVAIGGNEALSQHLQSSLHKEKTIKQAMRNAKEHVRLLPHSVCSPNPNTTSTSQSAASSNNTYPHLSCFSMKSWPNILFQASARRAASSPSSPPSLSLPSTVTSSLCSTSGVQTSLPTESCSDESDSELSQKLEDLDNSLEVKAKPASGLDGNFNSIRMDMFSV